CTTTTGCATTTGGAATAGGATTTCCTAAATTATTAAAAACGTAGCCAATAATCTCAGAACTCCCATTATTATTAAAATAAACTGCTACATCATTAATTTTAACGTAAGTTGATTCATTTACACTTATTGTAAAATGAAATACTAAGTAAGATACTCCTATTCCAGCTAGGCTAAATATTATCAAGAAGAAAATTGTAGAAAATCTAAGAAAGGTTCTTTTAAAATCATAAACAAATGGGTTAGGCATAATTCTTCATAATCGAAAAATCATAAATAAAATATTTAAGATTATTCGAATCATAATTTCTAGGAAAGTTTCTATTAGATTGAATTTTTTACTTTAAAAACATCTTTTTTAGATTAGAATAAATAATATAATGAGAAGTTTTATATTTTGTCTTAATATTCTAAGTATATATGATTGACATTCAAAGTATAACTAAAAATTATGGTTCAAATATAGCGATAAAAGATGTTAGTTTTAAAGTTAACAATGGAGAGATCGTAGGCTTTGTAGGATTGAATGGTGCTGGAAAGTCTACTACAATAAATATTTCAGCAGGCGTTTTAAATCCAACTTCAGGAGATGTTTTAATTGATGGGTATAGTATTACTAAGGATAAGAAGAAGGCATCAATGAATGTCGGTTGGGTACCTGAATTACCTATTTTCGAGCAGGATGTAAAAGCATTAGATTATTTTGTTTATATTGCTGGATTTTATGGTATATCTAAGTCAGAAGCAATAAAGAGAGGGAAAGAACTTTTTGAAGAGGTAGGTTTAAAGGGAGTAGAAGATAGAAAGTTGAATCAATATTCTCAAGGTATGAAGAAGAGATTTGCTCTGGCCACGTCCTTAATTTCTGAACCTAAGAATTTCTTATTTGACGAAGTATTAAATGGACTAGATCCTGAAGGAATTTCATTCTTTAGAAATTTAGCTTTAAAGTTCAAGAGTCAAGGTAAGGCGATTCTATTCTCTTCTCATATTTTAACTGAAGTAGAGAGTCTAGTAGATAAAGTGGTTTTCATAAATAAGGGAAGAATAGTAAAAGAAATGACAATGAATGAAATAAGAAATTACGAGATAGGCACTGGATTAAGAATAATCTTAGAAAAAAATGTAGATGAGAAGGTTAAGGAAATCTGTTCTAAGTTTGGAAATATTAGCGTTCAAGGAAATATAGTCATAATACATTCTGACGTCGATATGCTTGAAGTTTTACAAGAGCTATATAATGCTGGATATAAAGTTTCAGATATAGGTAAGATACATACTAATTTAGAAGAACTATTCTTCAAAATAATAGGTATGAATAATCAGCAAGCATTAATCTAATTTCTAACCTTTTAAAGTAAAGTCGTTGAAATTGCAGAACTAATAGAAAATAATTTTAAAATAATTAGTTATTTTTGAAGATAGTCTCAATAAAATTGCAAAAAGTTAATGAGTTCCTCTTGTTTAGGAAAGAGTTATTTTATAAGTTATTTTTACTAGTAATTATAAACTGCAGTAAATATGAAGATGATACATTTTTTGAAGTAATTAAGCTAAAGTACTATGACAGATAGTGCGGTTTGAAATTTCTTTCTATTTGATGCTTACTCATATAGCAGTTGAAATTAATTAAGAATTTTTTAATAAATCTAGAATATCTTTAAATTGAAAAGATTATTTTTAAAACTTAATTGTGTTTTATAAGCATAGATATAAAACTATAAATTTTTGAAAGCTTAGTTATAATTATGAGAAGAGTTATAAGAAATATCACTTGTCCTAATTGCGGTTCAAATTATGTTGTTAAAGTAGGGAAAATTAAAGGAAAACAAGCTTATCTGTGTAGGGATTGCCATAGAAAGTTTATTGAAAATGCTAAACATTGGTATCCTCAATGGCTTAGAGATGAAGCTATTCAGATGTATTTAAAGGGAACAGATCCACATTTAATTTCAGAAATTTTGGAAGTTCCATATCATACTGTAGTAATGTGGATACGAAGATATGTCATATTGAATAAGACTAACAAGCAATAAATGAAAACTAAGCAGAGGAGATTAAAAAATTAAATATATTATAATTTCTTCAATTCGTTAAATATTGATGATACAGAGAATAATATATTCTTTATTTCATCTTTTTCTGTTCCGTCTAATTCTGAAATATTAAAATCTTGTAGTTGGGTTAATAACTCATCTGCTAATAATTCTGCCTTATCACATGACTCACAATCTACGCAGTTTCGACATTTGTTATAAGAGGTTACAAGTTCGTTATATTTGTTTTTAATTTCTAAAAAAGCTTGGTTTGTCATGATTATAATTATAGTTAAACCTATTTATAAGTATAGCTTTAACTAGATGGGGTTAAGGGAGGCGGAAGTCTCCATCCGAAAGGTTGGGATGAATAGCTCCCTTATAGAAAAAGTTTTTGTATCAACGAAACGAAAAATTCATTTGGTTCTACTGGGCTGAAAGAGCTGGCTTATGAGGGATGGACTGCCTGTGGAGGGGAAACCTCTACTATACGCTTACGTATAGCAAGTTTCCCTAAAGAAGCAGGAAATCCTCATCGTGAGGTGGGGATGCTTCGTCGTAAGGGTGGAGTAGTTCACGATGAAAAAGAAAAATAATTGCTTATGATTTTTTGTCCAATTTTAGGTTTATTAGGCAAATAATTTAAGGTAATAAGAAATACTATTCTTATGAAAGTAGTTTCAACTGAAAAATTACCTGAAAAAGCAAAGGAGATTCTTAACGTAAACGACGAAAATATAGAAGATGATCTGAAAGATGCAGAAGGTTTACTAACATGGCCATTTAAGGCAGGACAGTATATCCAAAGAATGCCTAATCTTAAAGTGATACAGACTTTCTCTGCAGGTGTTGATGATTTTCCATTTCATCTACTTCCTCCAGGTGTTAAATTATTTTCGAATGCAGGAGCATATTCATTGCCAGTTGCTGAGCACGCTTTTTCTTTAATTTTGACTTTAGCTAAAGGAATAAATAAGGAAATGAAGAGGATTGAAAGTTATCAGCTTACAGGAAAAACTATCGTAATTTTAGGTGCAGGAGGAATAGGTTCTGAAGTTGCAAGAATAGCTAAGAACGGATTTATGATGAAAACTGTGGGTGTTTCTAGATCTTTCAAGCAAGATGTTTTTGATGAAAAATATAGTATTAGTGAAATTGATAGGGTAATTTCATATGGAGATGTAATAGTTGACTCCCTCCCATTAAATAAGGAAACTAGGGGCATTTTAAATTATGAAAGATTAGCAAAAATGAAAGAAAAATCAATTTTAGTAAATGTTGGAAGAGCAGAGACTATAGTAGAAGAGGATATAATAAGAATACTAAAGGAAAGGCCAGATATTAGATTTGGTACCGATGTATTTTGGAGGAATCAAAAAGAGAATTTCGAATCTCCTCTTTGGAAAATGGAAAATTTTGCTGGAAGCCTACATACGGCCGGTGGTTATGCAAGTAAAGAAGTTCTAGAAAATGCTATGATAAGGGCATGTAGGAATCTAGCTAACTACATAAAAGAAGGAAAAGCTGAAAATGAAGTTAGAATTTCAGATTATATATAAATAAAAAAGGAAATTTATCCTTTATACGAGATAGAATTATAATAACAGTAATAAGATTTATAATTTTTTGATTTATCTCTATATTAGAGAATAGTCAATAACTGTAAACTACATTTTATCTCTATAACATTGCGTTAGTAATCTAAGACCTTAAGCTCCTCTATTATGTCTCTAAAATCATTCTCTTTACTTTAACATAGAAAATTTTTTATATTGGCTTTATAACTTTGAAAAAGGGATTAAAAGTATGGAATTCATAGATCTTACAAAGAAAATCGATATTGAAGATGTAGTAAAAAAACGCCAAGAGTTTAAGGATAGATTGGGTAAAGGACAAAAAGTTGATTTCGAAATGATGGATAGTATTAAAGCTGGCGATTACTCGTTTGCATATGTGAAGACTAAAAATGGGCATGATGGATATGAAGTGATAATAAAAAAGGATAATGAGGAATACCATGTTATCTCTACTCAGACAAAGAACGGCCAAGTGGTAGTATTGAATATTATTAAGGATATTGTTAGAGAAGGTAACAAAAAGATTGCAACAATAGAAAGTTATATGATGAAAGAAAATACTGTAACTAAAGTTGTTTCTGGTAGATATGAAATAAATGGAGACGTAATGCAACATGTTTTAAAGACTTACGAACTTGAAAACATAGAAATTAAAAGAGTGGATAACTAGACCTCTTAAGTTATCGCGTCAGCAGATTTGATAATGCTCATAATCTCATAAGAAAATTTTTTTGTAATAAATTAAGATTAAAAGTTATGTATGATGAAGAAGGAAGATTGCAAGAATTAATAAGCAAATTATCTAGCAAAAACAAGGACGAAAAACATGAAGCCTGGAATAATATTCAAGAAATGATAAAATCAAGCAAAATAAATAAAGAAATAATAAAAGATCTCATGTGTTATGAAGACAAAGGATCTAGATACAGAGTATGGAACTATGTTTCTGAAATGCTTAATCAAGGAATATTAGATAAGAATGACGTTATTGAAAAAGCTAAATGCTTTTATGATTTACTTAAGGATGAAGATGAGACTATAAGAGGACTTTCTTGGTATTCTACCTTACCTCAGCTTATTGATATCTTAGATAAGCAAGAGATACTAAATATTATTTCATTCTGCGAATCTTTATTAAATTCAGATGAGTGGAAAGATTTAATAAAAGAAACTTGTGATGATTTGAATAAAAATATTGATTAGTTTTTCATAAATTTATGACGATAAATAGTCTTCTATATGGAGTAGGAATTTTTTAGCTGGAACTATATTTATTCCATTGATTTCTTTTTCTTCTCCTCTATATACCACCAAGAGAGGATTTGTCACGTTATTAGTTTTTTTCTTTAATTTTTCTATTCCAGCTATTTCTCTTTGCCAAGTTTTTTCGTCAGTTATTTCGTATGAAATCTGAATAGGCTGTATTCTTTCATCTTTTGCTAGAATTAAATCTACTTCGTCATTATCGTACCAATAATATAATTCTAACTTATTTCTAAAAGCAAACCTATAGACGTGTTGTGCTATTAAAGTTTCAAATATTCTTTCTATTAAAATTTTATTATTAAATAATCTAATAAAACCATTATCAGTAACGTAAACTTTTCTTGGAGAATTTTCAACTGCCTTTACTGAGAAGGAAAATTATTCAAAAAGAATAGTAAATATACTTTTTCTAGATAGTTAGAATATCTTTCAACTGTTTTAACTGGAATCTTTAGAAAACGTGAAATGCTATTATACGTAATCCTTGATGCAGTAGCCGAAATATAAAATTTTGATAGTATTCTGAGTTTCTTCTCGTCTCTTACCTTATATCTTCCAAAAATTATATAAGATAACACAAATTTTTAAGTTTGTCATATGTGACAAACTTCAATCGAGATAATTTGTAGCATATAACAAACTACTATTTGTGAAAGGTATATAATTCCCCTTTATCTTTACACTAAATTCTTTATAATATTCTAAAACTATAATCTCGATAATAATATTTTTATTATTACTCTGAGATAGAATAAACAAAATCAGAATTTTCGAATACTAAGGAAAATAAATATACAAAAATTCTTTAGATACTTAACTGGTCAGTTAAGTATCACTTCGTCTTTGTCCATTTTATTTTTGGTAGACTAAATTTTTCTCTAAGACATCTTATAATTTTTAATAAACTATTTTTGAATGATTATTAGAAAAAATCTAAATACTCTACGCAAAAGCTTTCTTAATTACTGGATCTACTATTTCGTAATTACCCTTTCCTGTCTTAACAACATATCCTCTTTTTTGAAGATTTTCTAAATATCTTCCTATTTCAGCATCATAAATTACTCTTTTCCTTTTCTTTTCCATGTAATCTTTTATTTCATTCCATTTAGATAAACCCTTAGCTATCGCCTCAATAACAGTAATGTATTCCTTAGAAAAATGGCTTAGTTCTTCGCTTATCATTTTTTGCGCTAGTTTAAGAATCTCGTCTACGAACTCTTTATTTGCTTCTCTTTTCTCATAGCACATATATCCAAACTCGGTCAACCATCCAACCATTCCGTCTAAATTTTCAACAGCATAATCTATTATTTCATCTGGAGGAGAAAGGTTTATTTGCGAAAATCCCTTCTCAAGGAACTCCTTGGACTTCTTATCGTCAAATCTTTCTAATCTAATTTCCTTAACGTGCCTTCCGAATAAGGATGAAGAAGGATCATCAATTTTTAAAAAGTCGTAAAGAAGCCCAATTTCTGATCCTGTAAGAATGAAAGTTACGTTTTTACAATAGTCGTAACAATGTGATAAAAGAGAAAGAAATTCACTTCCTAACTTTCCTCTTAGATTTTGAGCTTCATCAAATGCTATAACTACTTTTCCACTCTCGTCAATTTTATCAAAGACTTGCTGTAATGATGATTTGTCTTTATTCCATGAAAGAGAAATGTTTAGTCCAACTAGCGATATACCAGAATAGTGTTTTAGAACCTCTGAAATCTTTCCCTTTCTATTAATTTGGGATAAAACAGCTGAGAAAGTTGAGTATAAAGCTTCGTAGGAGTTCAATGGTGATCTGACGTCAATTAAAGCATAAGGTTCGTTAAGCTCATTGAGGAAAACTTTAAGCACTGAGGTTTTCCCAATTCTTCTAATTCCAGTAAGTAGGATTATTGGAAATGATAAGGACGAATGTAATTCTTTTAGTTCTTCTTCTCTATCAAAAAGGTCATTTCTTGTTTCCTTAGGTCTAAAATCAAAGTAAATACTAACACTCTGTTATATAACTAACACCCTGTTAGTTTTAAGCATTACTGGGGTTAAGGGGGCGGAAGTCCCATTCGTAAGGTTAGGGATGAATAGCCCTTATAGAAAGTTTTTATTTATAGTTATTAAAAATTTTATGAAATATGCGTTACAAACTCTAGGAGATTCACATTCAGTCTACTCACTCTACTATAAATACAAGTAGTAAAACATGGAAAAAACATTTGACAACGATAAAACAATAGACTTCCTAAAGAAACTAACATACGAAATTACTGAATCATTTGAAGTTGACGTTACTGAAATCAGTATACATAAAGACCACTTCCATAGGGTATTCAAAGCAAAACCAACACTAAACATACTAAGATACATAAACACAATAAAAACAATAACATCAAGAGAAATACAGAAAAACTTTCTGAAAGTAAAACTCTGAAAAGTACACTTATGGGCATCCTCATACTTCCTAGCTGGACAAGTAACACTCTAGGTGCTAAAACAATATGTTCAAAACCAAGGAAAAGAATAAGAATACGATAACCTTATCTTATAAGTACAGAATATATTCAACACTTGAGGTAGAACAAAAACTCGCCAAGACGATGGAAACAGAAGTAAAAGTATACAACTCGTTATTGGATTACATAACAGAAAAGAAAAAACAAGGAATAAAAGTTACACAACTAGACACACAAAAATTACTCAAGAACATGAAAGAAAAACATGAGGTATACTCAAAAGCTTTACAAATGATAAACAACATACTCTGGTACAACATTAACTCTTTATCAAAATTGAAGAAGAATGGAAAGAAAGTAGGAAAACTAAGACATAAAAAGATATTCAAAATAATCTGGTACAATCAATCAGGATTCAAACTAACAGGAGATACACTCTATCTGTCAAAAATAGGAGAAATTAAAGTCCTCTTGCATAGGCCAATACGCGGAGAAATAAAAGGAGTCATCATAAAGAGAAGTAAAACAGATAAGTGGTATGCAATATTTCAAGTTGAGCAAGAAAAACAACCGCTCGAGAAGACTGGCAAAGTAGTTGGTGTTGATTTGGGCGTAGAGAAATTTGTTACAACTAGTGATGGTGTTGTAATTGAGAATTCTAAACTGTTAGATAAGAGGGAGGAAAGGATTAGATTGTTGCAGAGGAGGTTATCGAGAAGGAAGAGGGGTTCAAGGAATCGCGAAAAGGCTAGGCTGAAGCTTGCTAAGGCTTATGAAAGGCTTGAGAATACTCTTGCTGATTATATTCACAAGGTAACAACGTGGTTAGTGAAAAATTATGATGTGATAGTTGTTGAGGAGTTAAATACGCAAAGGATGGTGTTAGATTCTTTTGGTAGGTTGAGGAAGCATATTCTTTATTCTAAGTTTTCGTCTTTTCTCCACCAACTTTTCTACAAGGCTGTAAGAGCTGGTAGGAAGGTGGTGGAGGTAGATCCAGAGTATACGTCACAAACGTGTTCTAGGTGTGGGTATAAAGTGAAACTTAGTTTATCTGATAGGGTATTTCATTGTCCTAATTGTGATCTTGTAATAGACCGTGATTATAATGCTTCTTTGAATGTTTTGAGGGATGGGGTTGGGACTGCCTTTCTGCCTGTGGAGGGGGAACCTCTGCTGTACGTCACCTTTCATGAGGTGTTGTATAGTAAGTTTCCCCTGAGAAGCAGGAAATCCTCATCGCGAGGTGGGGATGCTTCGTCATAATGGCGGGGTAGTTCACGCATTTCTACAAAAAAGAGTAGAAAAACTTATCTAGATCCTCCTAAATTCATGAAAAATACTATTAGAACTTTATTTAATGATGAAAAATATAAATTAAATTCAAGAAAGAAATTAAGCTACAAAGAGGAAAACATTTATGCGAGCGTATTGTTGAAGATATGATTTTAGGTTTTTCTTATTCTTTCTGCAAGTGAAATACAAAATAAATTTATTAAAATAAGATATATTTTTATAATCTTCATTCAAAGAGATTTTATGAAGTATTGTTAGTGAAGTTTTCTATCTATTTTGTAATATAACATTATATGCGTAAAATTAGAAAGAATAAATATAAACTTTCTATTGTTTACGAGGAATAATAGGAATTTTTCAATGAGCTCTCTCTTTGTAGTCAACGATTGCGTTAAAATATTGTAACTACATTTAAATCTTTTAATCAAAATTTTTCAACTATTCTTACATAAAAGTAGAACAAAATGGCTAATTAATCTATTAAGAGTTAAAAATATCGCTTTAAGTAAAATAATAGAAAAGTTTAAATCTTATGAATCGAAATCTATAACAGTGAACACATTTGTACAAAAAAATATTAGTTGGTTACGATGGCAGTCCTCATTCAACAAAAGCTTTACAGCATGCTCTAAATTTAGCTAAAATGCATTCGGCAAAAGTGGTGGTAGTAGAGGCGATAGAATCTCCATCAGACTACGTAATAGAAGGATATTCAAAAGAAGACCATGTAAAAACCAGAGAGAAAATTGCATTGCATACGGAAGAAATGAAAAGATTATCATCAGAACACGGAGTCCCTATAGAATATAAAGCTGCAAGAGGACCTCCAGCAGAAGTAATCTCAAAATTTGCTGAGATGGAAGATGTAGATATAGTTATACTTGGAAATAGAGGATATAAAGGATTTAAAAAGTTAATATTTGGTAGCGTTAGTTCTGCAGTATCTGAAAGAGTAAAAAAGCCTGTATTGATAATTAAATAGAATTCATTTTTATAATTTATAAGGGAATTTTTTTATCTTTTATTCAAGTAATTCTAATAATTTAATAAATTAAAGTAACTCATGTCCTATAATA
This genomic window from Acidianus manzaensis contains:
- a CDS encoding ABC transporter ATP-binding protein; the encoded protein is MIDIQSITKNYGSNIAIKDVSFKVNNGEIVGFVGLNGAGKSTTINISAGVLNPTSGDVLIDGYSITKDKKKASMNVGWVPELPIFEQDVKALDYFVYIAGFYGISKSEAIKRGKELFEEVGLKGVEDRKLNQYSQGMKKRFALATSLISEPKNFLFDEVLNGLDPEGISFFRNLALKFKSQGKAILFSSHILTEVESLVDKVVFINKGRIVKEMTMNEIRNYEIGTGLRIILEKNVDEKVKEICSKFGNISVQGNIVIIHSDVDMLEVLQELYNAGYKVSDIGKIHTNLEELFFKIIGMNNQQALI
- a CDS encoding DUF4143 domain-containing protein, encoding MLSYIIFGRYKVRDEKKLRILSKFYISATASRITYNSISRFLKIPVKTVERYSNYLEKVYLLFFLNNFPSQ
- a CDS encoding 2-hydroxyacid dehydrogenase, giving the protein MKVVSTEKLPEKAKEILNVNDENIEDDLKDAEGLLTWPFKAGQYIQRMPNLKVIQTFSAGVDDFPFHLLPPGVKLFSNAGAYSLPVAEHAFSLILTLAKGINKEMKRIESYQLTGKTIVILGAGGIGSEVARIAKNGFMMKTVGVSRSFKQDVFDEKYSISEIDRVISYGDVIVDSLPLNKETRGILNYERLAKMKEKSILVNVGRAETIVEEDIIRILKERPDIRFGTDVFWRNQKENFESPLWKMENFAGSLHTAGGYASKEVLENAMIRACRNLANYIKEGKAENEVRISDYI
- a CDS encoding RNA-guided endonuclease InsQ/TnpB family protein, whose amino-acid sequence is MFKTKEKNKNTITLSYKYRIYSTLEVEQKLAKTMETEVKVYNSLLDYITEKKKQGIKVTQLDTQKLLKNMKEKHEVYSKALQMINNILWYNINSLSKLKKNGKKVGKLRHKKIFKIIWYNQSGFKLTGDTLYLSKIGEIKVLLHRPIRGEIKGVIIKRSKTDKWYAIFQVEQEKQPLEKTGKVVGVDLGVEKFVTTSDGVVIENSKLLDKREERIRLLQRRLSRRKRGSRNREKARLKLAKAYERLENTLADYIHKVTTWLVKNYDVIVVEELNTQRMVLDSFGRLRKHILYSKFSSFLHQLFYKAVRAGRKVVEVDPEYTSQTCSRCGYKVKLSLSDRVFHCPNCDLVIDRDYNASLNVLRDGVGTAFLPVEGEPLLYVTFHEVLYSKFPLRSRKSSSRGGDASS
- a CDS encoding transposase, translated to MEKTFDNDKTIDFLKKLTYEITESFEVDVTEISIHKDHFHRVFKAKPTLNILRYINTIKTITSREIQKNFLKVKL
- a CDS encoding IS1 family transposase, which gives rise to MRRVIRNITCPNCGSNYVVKVGKIKGKQAYLCRDCHRKFIENAKHWYPQWLRDEAIQMYLKGTDPHLISEILEVPYHTVVMWIRRYVILNKTNKQ
- a CDS encoding universal stress protein, producing MYKKILVGYDGSPHSTKALQHALNLAKMHSAKVVVVEAIESPSDYVIEGYSKEDHVKTREKIALHTEEMKRLSSEHGVPIEYKAARGPPAEVISKFAEMEDVDIVILGNRGYKGFKKLIFGSVSSAVSERVKKPVLIIK
- a CDS encoding AAA family ATPase, which codes for MYFDFRPKETRNDLFDREEELKELHSSLSFPIILLTGIRRIGKTSVLKVFLNELNEPYALIDVRSPLNSYEALYSTFSAVLSQINRKGKISEVLKHYSGISLVGLNISLSWNKDKSSLQQVFDKIDESGKVVIAFDEAQNLRGKLGSEFLSLLSHCYDYCKNVTFILTGSEIGLLYDFLKIDDPSSSLFGRHVKEIRLERFDDKKSKEFLEKGFSQINLSPPDEIIDYAVENLDGMVGWLTEFGYMCYEKREANKEFVDEILKLAQKMISEELSHFSKEYITVIEAIAKGLSKWNEIKDYMEKKRKRVIYDAEIGRYLENLQKRGYVVKTGKGNYEIVDPVIKKAFA